The following are encoded in a window of Pseudomonas sp. St316 genomic DNA:
- a CDS encoding non-ribosomal peptide synthetase — MLHRPVPGHPGGTASAGVAIPDYALWQREPGQQTAFSSQLEYWRNQLEDGDYLLDLPTEQGRPDQLAPAAGAVQLQLPPALVERLRQFAQQRGATLYMLMLGAAQLLLGRYANQRDVRVGSPVAQRPFAELQPLIGCFVNTVVMRADLDPALDFEGLLGQVRNRVLDAQQHQDVPFDQVVEHLKPSRSLGQTPLFQVLFAMQSADSTSQPWPQLQVSERAVTAQATKYDLNWEVHDGEVLSVLLEYRAALFSQTTARRWLEQWQQLLETMLDAPGTRLGDWSPLATAERQRQLVEWNATDRHYNGPTNLHTALSQQAALSPNAPALVFEGQRLSYAELDQRAQTVARALRAAGVGTDSIVPVCMERSVEMVVALLGIVHAGAAWLPLDPQLPAARLAFLIEDAEAKVTLTQAQWLTRLPVGHAAWTLDALPNAAVGEPISVEPHDLAYVLYTSGSTGQPKGVMNEHGALMNRLHWMQDAFPIGPNDRVLQKTPYSFDVSVWEFFWPLITGATLVVARPDGHRDPAYLSQLIQQERVTTLHFVPSMLRAFVEEPSLVDCHSLRQVFASGEALPVDLVRRFMDQHPAALVNLYGPTEAAIDVSVWRCSAGDVIVPIGKPIANLRLYILDEALQPLPIGSIGELYIGGVGVARGYLKRPDLTEERFLASPFVAGERLYRTGDRCRFLADGNIEYLGRLDHQVKLRGQRIELGEIDAALLAQAGVRDAATLLLDQRLVSFWCGDADEANLRAELNDSLPAHLQPSLFVQLDRLPLNSNGKLDRKALAATSLPQSQSDQPRTAPRNVTETVLCELFSEVLGGSEVGIEDNFFQLGGHSLLATRLVSRVRERLGVSLPLPRVFAQPTVAALAEYLRAAMPGESISAQPRPAQLPLGLAQRRFWMLSRLVPESREYHMPFALTLRGELQVEVLREAFAQVSQRHLVLRSRIVEVDGEPQLLIDDQGPALAVTGVATQDWAATCANAQDELMTPFDLAAAAPWRAHLLQRQDTDENLLLVCLHHSATDGWAMQLLIDELTQAYTAGLNGQSPAWTPLEIDYVDFALWQQHPDTQARRSGSLDYWKNHLGQDDYPLDLPLDHPRSAEADRRARQLNVRLGTQRADAIRQFARQRGTTTYVVLATALSALLARYSGQREIRLGTPADQRDHAQTQTLLACLVNTLVIRSDVDQRAPAEQLLASLEADLRAAQAHADLPFATLVGAVAQNRDLTRTPLFQVLFSLNYGRVDSSQWPGLNVEEQMLPVIDAKFEQSWEVQDDGSDMTLALEYQSALYDETTMQRWSAQWCALLDALVAAPERTLVDLFPQQQDQQQLDRWNATDRHYNGPTNLHTALSQQAALSPNAPALVFEGQRLSYAELDQRAQTVARALRAAGVGTDSIVPVCMERSVEMVVALLGIVHAGAAWLPLDPQLPTARLAFLIEDAEAKVTLTQAQWLSRLPVGHQAWTLDTLPEASAFEPISIEPHDLAYVLYTSGSTGQPKGVMNEHGALMNRLHWMQDAFPIGPNDRVLQKTPYNFDVSVWEFFWPLITGATLVVARPDGHRDPAYLSQLIQQERVTTLHFVPSMLRAFVEEPSLVDCHSLRQVFASGEALPVDLVRRFMSQHPAALVNLYGPTEAAIDVSVWRCSAGDVIVPIGKPIANLRLYILDEALQPLPIGSIGELYIGGVGVARGYLKRPDLTEERFLASPFVAGDRLYRTGDRCRFLADGNIEYLGRLDHQVKLRGQRIELGEIDSALLNLPAITGACTLVIDNRLVAFYSSTAQSDLDTQLAAELPAYMVPAVWVQIPALPLSTNGKIDRKALAALPLPNTQKDYAAPRNDLERLLCQLFGELLGETLTGGREVGTSDSFFALGGDSILGLKLISRLREQGYSLTPRDLFRSPTPAALAHVTTALLTRAEQGDVSGPMPLMPLHQWFFDQQQVQVAHWNQSVLADSDRRLEPAIVQATLDRLVAHHDALRLRFTDVDGQWQAHIAPTAAAQLTCCEHPEQLLHVAQSLDLQHGPLFAAALLEGTPQRLYLVAHHLVVDAVSWTPLLEDFQQLYPALERGESPTLPAKTTSYRQWAEHLQAHAAKVAAEHRYWSAQIGANPPPMATVAERQTLSARWDASRTHQWLTESHAAYRTQPEELLIAALAATLAEAEQRSDIVVDLERHGRDAPFAGLDVGRTVGWFTTLYPLRVNANGAAGDQVRNAKQALRDVPGQGLGYGLLRQRGELPANHGDVLFNYLGHEQTPEGWLRASSLTPPPDVAPVNRVTHAREVVAWLEDGVLRVEWHSVTPNADSRLPTRLLERLQALVEHCLDPQAGSLMPADFPLAKALNQKSLDKLLGKLKTKPNSQS, encoded by the coding sequence GTGCTACACCGCCCAGTGCCAGGGCACCCCGGCGGCACTGCCAGCGCTGGCGTTGCAATACCCGATTACGCCCTCTGGCAACGCGAGCCCGGTCAACAGACCGCGTTCAGCAGCCAACTGGAATACTGGCGCAACCAACTGGAGGATGGCGACTACCTGCTGGACCTGCCGACTGAACAGGGCCGTCCAGACCAGCTCGCCCCGGCGGCGGGCGCGGTGCAATTGCAGTTGCCGCCCGCCCTGGTGGAACGCCTGCGACAGTTCGCCCAACAACGCGGTGCCACGCTGTACATGCTCATGCTCGGCGCCGCGCAGTTGCTGTTGGGCCGCTACGCCAACCAGCGCGATGTGCGGGTTGGCAGCCCGGTGGCCCAGCGTCCATTCGCCGAGCTGCAGCCGCTGATCGGCTGCTTCGTCAACACCGTGGTCATGCGCGCCGACCTTGATCCGGCGCTGGACTTCGAAGGTTTGCTGGGCCAGGTGCGCAACCGTGTATTGGATGCCCAGCAGCATCAGGATGTGCCGTTCGACCAGGTCGTCGAGCACCTGAAGCCTTCGCGCAGCCTCGGCCAGACGCCGCTGTTCCAAGTGTTGTTCGCCATGCAGAGCGCCGACTCGACAAGCCAGCCATGGCCGCAGTTGCAGGTCAGCGAACGCGCCGTGACCGCCCAGGCCACCAAGTACGACCTGAACTGGGAAGTGCATGACGGCGAAGTGCTGTCGGTGTTGCTGGAATACCGTGCCGCGCTGTTCAGCCAAACCACGGCCCGACGTTGGCTGGAACAGTGGCAACAACTGCTGGAAACCATGCTCGACGCTCCAGGGACCCGTCTCGGCGACTGGTCACCGTTGGCGACGGCAGAGCGTCAGCGCCAATTGGTCGAATGGAACGCCACTGACCGTCACTACAACGGCCCGACCAACCTGCACACCGCCCTGAGCCAACAGGCGGCCCTGAGCCCCAACGCCCCGGCACTGGTGTTCGAAGGCCAGCGCCTGAGCTATGCCGAGCTGGACCAGCGGGCACAAACCGTCGCCCGGGCCTTGCGCGCAGCCGGCGTGGGCACCGACAGCATCGTGCCGGTGTGCATGGAGCGTTCGGTAGAGATGGTCGTCGCCCTGCTTGGCATCGTCCATGCTGGCGCCGCGTGGCTGCCGCTGGATCCGCAACTGCCTGCCGCGCGCCTGGCGTTCCTGATCGAAGACGCTGAGGCCAAGGTCACCTTGACCCAAGCGCAATGGCTGACGCGCCTGCCCGTGGGGCATGCCGCCTGGACGCTGGATGCGTTACCGAACGCTGCAGTCGGAGAACCGATCAGCGTCGAGCCCCACGACCTGGCCTACGTGCTCTACACCTCCGGTTCCACCGGCCAACCCAAAGGCGTGATGAACGAACACGGCGCCTTGATGAACCGTCTGCACTGGATGCAGGACGCCTTCCCGATTGGCCCGAACGACCGCGTGCTGCAAAAGACCCCGTACAGCTTCGACGTGTCGGTGTGGGAGTTCTTCTGGCCGCTGATCACTGGCGCGACCCTGGTGGTGGCGCGTCCAGACGGTCATCGTGACCCGGCCTACCTCAGCCAATTGATCCAGCAGGAACGGGTCACGACGTTGCACTTCGTACCGTCGATGCTGCGGGCCTTTGTCGAGGAACCGAGCCTGGTCGACTGCCACAGCCTGCGCCAGGTGTTCGCCAGCGGCGAAGCCTTGCCGGTGGATCTGGTGCGGCGCTTCATGGACCAACACCCGGCAGCGCTGGTCAACCTGTACGGCCCGACCGAAGCGGCCATCGACGTCTCGGTCTGGCGCTGCTCGGCGGGCGACGTGATCGTGCCGATTGGCAAGCCCATCGCCAACCTGCGCTTGTACATCCTCGATGAGGCCCTGCAGCCGTTGCCGATTGGCAGCATCGGCGAGCTGTACATCGGCGGCGTCGGTGTGGCCCGGGGGTATCTGAAACGCCCGGACCTGACCGAGGAACGCTTCCTCGCCAGCCCGTTCGTGGCCGGTGAGCGCCTGTACCGCACCGGTGACCGTTGCCGCTTCCTGGCCGACGGCAACATCGAATACCTGGGGCGCCTCGACCATCAGGTGAAGTTGCGTGGGCAGCGGATCGAGCTGGGGGAAATCGACGCTGCGCTGCTGGCCCAGGCCGGTGTGCGCGACGCCGCCACCTTGTTGCTCGACCAGCGCCTGGTGAGTTTCTGGTGCGGTGACGCCGATGAGGCGAACCTGCGTGCCGAGTTGAATGACAGCCTGCCCGCACACCTGCAGCCAAGCCTGTTTGTGCAGCTCGACCGCCTGCCGCTCAACAGCAACGGCAAGCTCGACCGCAAGGCACTGGCCGCCACGTCGCTGCCGCAAAGCCAAAGCGACCAGCCGCGCACCGCGCCGCGCAATGTCACTGAAACCGTGCTCTGCGAACTGTTCAGCGAAGTGCTGGGTGGTTCGGAAGTCGGCATCGAGGACAATTTTTTCCAGCTTGGCGGCCACTCCTTGCTGGCCACCCGCCTGGTCAGCCGGGTCCGTGAGCGCCTCGGGGTTTCCCTGCCCTTGCCGCGGGTGTTCGCCCAACCGACGGTCGCGGCCCTGGCCGAGTATCTGCGCGCGGCCATGCCCGGCGAATCGATCAGCGCGCAACCGCGCCCGGCGCAATTGCCCCTGGGCCTGGCTCAACGCCGGTTCTGGATGCTCAGCCGCCTGGTCCCGGAGTCCCGCGAGTACCACATGCCATTCGCCCTGACCTTGCGCGGCGAGTTGCAGGTCGAGGTCTTGCGCGAGGCCTTTGCGCAGGTCAGCCAGCGTCATCTGGTGCTGCGCAGCCGGATTGTCGAAGTCGACGGCGAGCCACAATTGCTGATTGACGACCAGGGGCCGGCGCTCGCGGTCACTGGCGTTGCGACCCAGGACTGGGCAGCGACCTGCGCCAACGCCCAGGACGAACTGATGACACCGTTCGACCTGGCCGCCGCCGCGCCTTGGCGTGCGCACCTGCTGCAACGCCAGGACACTGACGAAAACCTGTTGCTGGTGTGCCTGCACCACAGCGCCACCGACGGCTGGGCCATGCAGTTGCTCATCGACGAACTGACCCAGGCCTACACCGCCGGCCTGAACGGGCAATCGCCCGCCTGGACCCCACTGGAGATCGACTACGTCGATTTCGCCCTGTGGCAACAGCACCCGGACACCCAGGCCCGGCGCAGTGGCAGCCTGGACTACTGGAAAAACCACCTGGGCCAGGACGACTACCCGCTCGACCTGCCCCTGGACCATCCACGCAGCGCCGAAGCCGATCGTCGCGCCCGGCAACTGAACGTGCGCCTCGGCACCCAGCGTGCCGACGCCATCCGCCAGTTCGCCCGGCAGCGCGGCACGACCACCTACGTGGTGCTGGCCACGGCCCTGAGCGCGCTGCTGGCCCGCTACAGCGGCCAGCGAGAGATTCGCCTCGGCACCCCGGCGGACCAACGTGACCACGCACAAACCCAGACGTTGCTGGCCTGCCTGGTCAACACCCTGGTGATCCGCAGCGACGTCGACCAACGGGCCCCGGCCGAGCAACTGCTGGCCAGCCTCGAGGCCGACCTGCGTGCAGCCCAAGCCCATGCTGACTTGCCCTTCGCCACCCTGGTCGGCGCCGTCGCGCAAAACCGCGACCTGACCCGTACGCCGCTGTTCCAGGTGCTGTTCTCCCTCAACTACGGCCGCGTGGACAGCAGCCAATGGCCGGGGCTGAACGTCGAAGAGCAGATGCTGCCAGTGATCGACGCCAAGTTTGAACAGAGCTGGGAAGTCCAGGACGACGGCAGCGACATGACGCTGGCGCTGGAATACCAATCGGCCTTGTACGACGAAACCACAATGCAACGCTGGAGCGCGCAGTGGTGCGCGCTGCTCGACGCCTTGGTAGCGGCACCGGAGCGCACCCTGGTCGACCTGTTCCCGCAACAGCAGGACCAGCAGCAACTGGATCGCTGGAACGCCACTGACCGTCACTACAACGGCCCGACCAACCTGCACACCGCCCTGAGCCAACAGGCGGCCCTGAGCCCCAACGCCCCGGCACTGGTCTTCGAAGGCCAGCGCCTGAGCTATGCCGAGCTGGACCAGCGGGCACAAACCGTCGCCCGGGCCCTGCGCGCAGCCGGCGTGGGCACCGACAGCATCGTGCCGGTGTGCATGGAGCGTTCAGTAGAAATGGTCGTGGCCCTGCTTGGCATCGTCCATGCTGGCGCCGCGTGGCTGCCGCTGGATCCGCAACTGCCTACCGCGCGCCTGGCGTTCCTGATCGAAGACGCTGAGGCCAAGGTCACCTTGACCCAAGCGCAATGGCTGTCGCGCCTGCCGGTCGGGCATCAAGCCTGGACCCTCGACACGTTGCCCGAAGCCTCTGCATTCGAACCGATCAGCATCGAGCCCCACGACCTGGCCTACGTGCTCTACACCTCCGGTTCCACCGGCCAGCCCAAAGGCGTGATGAACGAACACGGCGCCTTGATGAACCGTCTGCACTGGATGCAGGACGCCTTCCCGATTGGCCCGAACGACCGCGTGCTGCAAAAAACCCCGTACAACTTCGACGTGTCGGTGTGGGAGTTCTTCTGGCCGCTGATCACTGGCGCGACCCTGGTGGTCGCCCGTCCGGACGGTCATCGTGACCCGGCCTACCTCAGCCAATTGATCCAGCAGGAACGGGTCACGACGTTGCACTTCGTACCGTCGATGCTGCGGGCCTTTGTCGAGGAACCGAGCCTGGTCGACTGCCACAGCCTGCGCCAGGTGTTCGCCAGCGGCGAAGCCTTGCCAGTGGATCTGGTGCGGCGCTTCATGAGCCAACACCCGGCAGCGCTGGTCAACCTGTACGGCCCGACCGAAGCGGCCATCGACGTCTCGGTCTGGCGCTGCTCGGCGGGCGACGTGATCGTGCCGATCGGCAAGCCCATCGCCAACCTGCGCTTGTACATCCTCGATGAGGCCCTGCAGCCGTTGCCGATTGGCAGCATCGGCGAGCTGTACATCGGCGGCGTCGGTGTGGCCCGGGGGTATCTGAAACGCCCGGACCTGACCGAGGAACGCTTCCTCGCCAGCCCGTTCGTGGCCGGTGATCGCCTGTACCGCACTGGCGACCGCTGCCGCTTCCTGGCCGACGGCAACATCGAATACCTGGGGCGCCTCGACCATCAGGTGAAGCTGCGTGGGCAGCGGATCGAGCTGGGGGAAATCGACTCAGCGCTGCTGAATCTGCCAGCCATCACCGGCGCCTGCACCCTGGTCATCGACAACCGCCTGGTGGCGTTCTACAGCAGCACCGCGCAATCGGACCTCGATACACAGCTCGCAGCCGAACTGCCGGCCTACATGGTGCCGGCGGTGTGGGTGCAAATCCCGGCCTTGCCGCTAAGCACCAACGGCAAGATCGACCGCAAGGCCCTGGCCGCCCTGCCCTTGCCAAACACCCAGAAAGACTACGCGGCACCGCGCAATGACCTGGAGCGCCTGCTCTGCCAGTTGTTCGGCGAACTGCTCGGCGAAACCTTGACCGGCGGCCGTGAAGTCGGCACCTCAGACAGTTTCTTCGCCTTGGGCGGTGACTCGATTCTTGGCCTGAAACTGATCTCGCGCTTGCGTGAACAGGGCTATTCGCTCACGCCACGGGACCTGTTCCGTTCGCCAACCCCGGCGGCCCTGGCCCATGTGACCACGGCGCTGCTGACCCGGGCCGAACAAGGTGACGTGAGCGGGCCGATGCCGCTGATGCCATTGCACCAGTGGTTCTTCGACCAACAGCAGGTCCAGGTCGCGCACTGGAACCAATCGGTGCTGGCCGACAGCGACCGTCGTCTGGAACCGGCCATCGTGCAAGCCACGCTGGATCGACTGGTCGCCCACCACGACGCCCTGCGCTTGCGTTTCACCGACGTCGACGGCCAATGGCAGGCGCATATCGCGCCGACGGCTGCGGCCCAGTTGACCTGCTGCGAACACCCGGAACAACTGCTGCACGTCGCCCAGAGCCTGGACCTGCAACACGGCCCGCTGTTTGCCGCGGCCCTGTTGGAAGGCACCCCGCAACGCCTGTACCTGGTGGCCCATCACCTGGTGGTTGATGCAGTGTCCTGGACGCCGCTGCTGGAAGATTTTCAACAGCTGTACCCGGCACTGGAGCGTGGCGAGAGCCCGACGTTGCCGGCGAAAACCACCTCGTATCGTCAATGGGCCGAACACTTGCAAGCCCATGCCGCCAAGGTCGCTGCCGAGCATCGCTACTGGAGTGCCCAGATCGGCGCAAACCCGCCGCCCATGGCCACGGTCGCCGAGCGCCAGACACTGTCGGCGCGCTGGGACGCCAGCCGCACGCACCAATGGCTGACCGAGTCCCATGCCGCTTACCGCACGCAACCGGAAGAACTGCTGATCGCCGCCCTCGCCGCGACCCTGGCCGAGGCCGAACAGCGCAGCGACATCGTCGTGGACCTGGAGCGCCACGGGCGTGACGCACCGTTTGCCGGGCTGGACGTCGGCCGCACCGTCGGCTGGTTCACCACCCTCTACCCATTGCGCGTGAATGCCAACGGCGCCGCGGGCGATCAGGTGCGCAACGCCAAGCAAGCCTTGCGTGACGTACCTGGCCAGGGCCTGGGCTACGGCTTGCTGCGCCAGCGCGGCGAGTTGCCGGCCAACCACGGTGATGTGCTGTTCAACTACCTGGGGCATGAGCAAACGCCAGAGGGCTGGTTGCGCGCCAGCAGCCTGACCCCGCCGCCGGACGTGGCCCCAGTGAACCGAGTGACCCACGCCCGTGAAGTGGTGGCCTGGCTGGAGGACGGCGTGTTGCGTGTCGAATGGCACAGCGTCACGCCGAACGCCGACAGCCGCTTGCCCACTCGCCTGCTGGAACGTTTGCAGGCGCTGGTCGAACACTGCCTCGACCCGCAGGCCGGTTCGCTGATGCCAGCGGACTTCCCGCTGGCCAAGGCGCTGAACCAGAAATCCCTGGACAAACTGCTGGGCAAGCTCAAGACCAAACCCAATTCCCAAAGCTAG
- a CDS encoding condensation domain-containing protein yields MNNIEDIYSLSPTQHGLLFHSVYEPDSRVYYQQLSLDMNGPLQLNAFRGAWQALMQRHAVLRSAFLWEELDDAYQVVQQEVALPLTELDWQDHAEPQAALEQLALEQRAQPLELNDSPLMRVCLVRLAPSAGT; encoded by the coding sequence ATGAACAACATCGAAGACATCTATTCCCTTTCGCCGACCCAGCACGGCCTGTTGTTCCACAGCGTCTATGAACCGGATTCGCGGGTGTATTACCAGCAGTTGAGCCTGGACATGAACGGCCCGCTGCAACTGAACGCGTTTCGCGGTGCCTGGCAGGCGCTGATGCAGCGCCACGCGGTACTGCGCAGTGCGTTTCTCTGGGAAGAACTGGACGATGCCTACCAGGTGGTGCAACAGGAAGTGGCATTGCCCCTGACCGAACTGGACTGGCAAGACCACGCCGAGCCACAAGCCGCGCTGGAACAGTTGGCACTGGAGCAGCGGGCGCAACCCCTGGAACTGAATGACTCGCCGCTGATGCGCGTGTGCCTGGTGCGCCTGGCCCCGAGCGCTGGCACCTGA